The Micromonospora sp. Llam0 genome includes a window with the following:
- a CDS encoding acyltransferase domain-containing protein has protein sequence MNLDETAARLGVPVADVERVHRLAGDRPSAPLPARADAPAILDRLAVRPDDAAEIMAGWPDPDSPLWTPELRWLLDRTIALVRADLGGYGWLAPGPELPRDRGPAWRHLYAYAYLALVDVVRAYHRAHGIADAVSWVTLADLGRNLAIDRRMRGEGWPVMQAWLTLHVRGSLYELGRLQHHRSDGAIELHIPDAGPLTPEAVSASLDAARAFFPRHFPDERYAAFACGSWLLDPQLREYLPEDSNIVRFQRRFELEPYQEQGGPDADVEVLRFVFRTLSTPLDALPRRTVLQRAVIDHLRAGRHWQWRRGRFPI, from the coding sequence GTGAACCTGGACGAGACCGCCGCCCGGCTCGGGGTGCCCGTCGCGGACGTCGAACGGGTGCACCGGCTCGCCGGTGACCGGCCGTCGGCTCCGCTGCCGGCCAGGGCCGACGCGCCCGCGATCCTGGACCGGCTCGCGGTGCGGCCGGACGACGCCGCCGAGATCATGGCCGGCTGGCCGGATCCCGACTCACCGCTGTGGACCCCGGAGCTGCGCTGGCTGCTCGACCGGACGATCGCCCTGGTCCGGGCCGACCTCGGCGGCTACGGCTGGCTGGCACCCGGCCCGGAGCTGCCCCGCGACCGGGGACCCGCCTGGCGGCACCTCTACGCCTACGCGTACCTGGCCCTGGTCGACGTCGTCCGGGCGTACCACCGCGCCCACGGCATCGCCGACGCCGTGTCCTGGGTGACCCTCGCGGACCTGGGCCGTAACCTCGCCATCGATCGGCGGATGCGTGGCGAGGGCTGGCCGGTCATGCAGGCCTGGCTGACCCTGCACGTGCGCGGCAGCCTCTACGAGCTGGGCCGACTGCAGCACCACCGCAGCGACGGCGCCATCGAACTGCACATCCCCGACGCGGGGCCGCTGACCCCGGAAGCCGTCAGCGCGTCACTCGACGCGGCACGCGCGTTCTTCCCCCGACACTTCCCCGACGAGCGGTACGCGGCGTTCGCCTGCGGGTCGTGGCTGCTCGACCCGCAACTGCGGGAGTATCTGCCGGAGGACTCGAACATCGTCCGGTTCCAGCGCCGGTTCGAGCTGGAGCCGTACCAGGAGCAGGGCGGGCCGGACGCCGACGTCGAGGTGCTGCGGTTCGTGTTCCGCACCCTGAGCACGCCGCTCGACGCGCTACCGCGCCGTACCGTGCTGCAACGCGCCGTCATCGACCACCTGAGGGCCGGCCGCCACTGGCAGTGGCGCCGCGGCCGCTTCCCGATCTGA
- a CDS encoding helix-turn-helix transcriptional regulator — protein MRQAEPVESSRERDEFADAIRQRRRALGLRQDELADLAGVSERFVYALENGKRTVQLDKVLAVVSTLGLHLELRRGAGREITTGEER, from the coding sequence ATGCGACAGGCCGAACCTGTAGAGAGCAGCCGGGAGCGCGACGAATTCGCCGACGCCATCCGCCAGCGTCGGCGCGCACTCGGGTTGCGTCAGGACGAGCTGGCCGATCTCGCCGGAGTCTCCGAACGGTTCGTCTACGCCCTGGAGAACGGCAAACGGACCGTACAGCTCGACAAGGTGCTTGCCGTGGTCTCGACTCTCGGCCTGCATCTGGAGCTGCGCCGTGGCGCGGGCCGCGAGATCACCACAGGGGAAGAACGGTGA
- a CDS encoding type II toxin-antitoxin system HipA family toxin, which produces MTRPGQDAELEHLRTVDQADVFKAGRYAATLTRTPDGVEFRYLDDWIAADGPPVATTLPVTAEPVLRPGGALPAYFAGQLPEGRRLGALRRAVKTSADDELSLLLAVGADAVGDVQVVPSGTTPAEVPAQVAIEEIGAVSFADLLAELGIHAQRTALPGIQEKTSAAMINLPVARAGERYILKLNPAEFPRLVENEKFFLDAARTSGLTVPPNELVTDANGSAGLLIQRFDRITVDGALTLLAVEDGCQVQDRPPADKYRLGADATFGALASVCQASAVASRDLIRQLAFAYLTGNGDAHAKNFSVLQGRDGEWRVSPAYDTPSSYPYGDTTMALSIGGRSGGDFGAADFVALGDRLGVPPRAVHRILADLTERAGSWIGNLPELPFDKGKVAKLRRVIAYRLRRLSTRPATKPR; this is translated from the coding sequence ATGACCCGACCAGGACAGGACGCCGAGCTCGAACACCTGCGTACCGTCGACCAGGCTGACGTCTTCAAAGCCGGCCGGTACGCCGCGACACTCACCCGCACTCCGGACGGCGTCGAATTCCGCTACCTCGACGACTGGATCGCGGCTGACGGACCGCCAGTCGCCACCACCCTGCCGGTGACCGCCGAACCGGTCCTGCGGCCGGGTGGCGCGCTACCCGCCTACTTCGCCGGGCAGCTACCGGAAGGCAGACGCCTCGGCGCCCTGCGACGCGCGGTGAAGACGTCCGCCGACGACGAGTTGTCCCTGCTACTCGCGGTCGGTGCCGACGCGGTCGGTGACGTGCAGGTCGTGCCGTCCGGGACCACACCGGCCGAGGTACCGGCGCAGGTGGCGATCGAGGAGATCGGCGCTGTCAGCTTCGCCGACCTGCTCGCCGAGTTGGGCATCCACGCGCAACGCACCGCGCTGCCCGGCATCCAGGAGAAGACCAGCGCAGCGATGATCAACCTGCCTGTCGCCCGCGCCGGTGAACGCTACATCCTCAAGCTCAACCCGGCAGAGTTTCCCCGGCTGGTGGAGAACGAGAAGTTCTTCCTCGACGCCGCCCGCACCAGCGGGCTGACCGTACCGCCGAACGAGTTGGTCACCGACGCGAACGGCAGCGCCGGACTGCTGATCCAGCGGTTCGACCGGATCACTGTGGATGGCGCGCTCACCCTGCTGGCGGTCGAGGACGGCTGTCAGGTGCAGGATCGGCCACCGGCCGACAAGTACCGGCTGGGAGCGGACGCGACGTTCGGCGCGCTGGCCTCCGTCTGCCAGGCGTCGGCGGTCGCCAGCCGCGACCTGATCCGTCAGCTCGCCTTCGCCTACCTCACCGGCAACGGCGACGCGCACGCCAAGAACTTCTCGGTGCTGCAAGGGCGAGACGGCGAGTGGCGGGTGTCGCCCGCCTACGACACACCCAGTTCCTACCCGTACGGCGACACGACGATGGCCCTGTCCATTGGTGGTCGCAGCGGCGGCGACTTCGGTGCCGCAGACTTCGTCGCTCTCGGCGACCGGCTCGGCGTACCGCCGCGAGCCGTCCACCGCATCCTCGCCGACCTCACCGAGCGTGCCGGCTCCTGGATAGGCAATCTGCCCGAACTACCCTTCGACAAAGGCAAGGTCGCCAAGCTCCGCCGAGTAATCGCCTATCGACTGCGTCGCCTGTCGACCAGACCCGCAACCAAGCCGAGGTGA
- a CDS encoding vanadium-dependent haloperoxidase, producing MGRDLLHRRGVVAAAVLALVAPAAVGSPAAAVSTPGAPLNAVVVWDANAQTAIWDVAGQQPAQVSGRSFAMVSGAVYDAVNAIAGTPYQPYLVAPRSRGFESTDAAVGAAAHRVLQALFPAQQQRLQAQYEQWLAGIPDGRAKRGGMAIGEQTAAAMIVARHDDGAFGDQLWTVGTGPGQWRPTPPGFGNAGAWFADLKPFLIPDPAAFRTAGPPALTSRAYARDVNEIQRIGSATSTVRTADQTEAARWWHDRRSPSWEIKRQLATSQRLDVLQTARLFAMVDITGTDAAVACNDDRDNWSFWRPITAIQLADTDGNPHTTADPDWTPLLITPPQPDHPSGNTCGTGARMAANRLFFGTDRIPFSAYSVDTGTRRHFHSFSQATAEVVEARIWGGIHFRSADVNGARLGEAVAEYIARHHFQPLRQGEDGG from the coding sequence ATGGGCCGAGATCTGTTGCATCGCCGTGGTGTGGTTGCCGCCGCAGTGCTCGCGTTGGTGGCACCAGCGGCGGTCGGCTCGCCAGCGGCAGCGGTATCCACTCCGGGCGCCCCGCTCAACGCGGTGGTGGTGTGGGACGCGAACGCACAGACGGCGATCTGGGACGTCGCCGGTCAGCAGCCGGCACAGGTGTCGGGGCGAAGCTTCGCGATGGTCAGTGGCGCGGTCTACGACGCGGTGAACGCGATCGCCGGGACGCCGTACCAGCCGTACCTGGTCGCGCCGCGATCCCGCGGATTCGAGTCCACGGACGCCGCCGTCGGTGCCGCCGCGCACCGGGTGCTGCAGGCCCTGTTTCCGGCGCAGCAGCAGCGGCTACAGGCACAGTACGAGCAGTGGCTCGCCGGGATTCCCGACGGCCGGGCCAAGCGGGGCGGGATGGCGATCGGCGAGCAGACCGCCGCCGCGATGATCGTCGCCCGGCACGACGACGGGGCGTTCGGGGACCAGCTGTGGACGGTCGGCACCGGGCCCGGCCAGTGGCGGCCCACACCCCCGGGCTTCGGCAACGCCGGGGCCTGGTTCGCCGACCTGAAACCCTTCCTGATCCCCGACCCGGCGGCGTTCCGGACCGCCGGGCCGCCCGCGTTGACCAGTCGCGCCTACGCCCGTGACGTCAACGAGATCCAGCGGATCGGCTCGGCGACCAGCACGGTCCGTACCGCCGATCAGACCGAGGCCGCGCGGTGGTGGCACGACCGGCGGTCCCCCAGCTGGGAGATCAAACGGCAGCTCGCCACCAGCCAGCGGTTGGACGTGCTGCAGACAGCGCGGCTGTTCGCCATGGTCGACATCACCGGTACGGACGCTGCGGTCGCCTGCAACGACGACCGGGACAACTGGAGCTTCTGGCGGCCGATCACCGCCATCCAGTTGGCCGACACCGACGGCAACCCACACACCACGGCGGACCCGGACTGGACGCCGCTGCTGATCACCCCGCCCCAGCCAGACCACCCGTCCGGCAATACCTGCGGCACTGGTGCCCGGATGGCGGCCAACCGGCTGTTCTTCGGTACCGACCGCATCCCGTTCAGCGCCTACAGCGTCGACACCGGCACCAGAAGACACTTTCACAGCTTCTCGCAGGCCACTGCCGAGGTCGTCGAGGCGCGCATCTGGGGCGGCATCCACTTCCGTAGTGCCGACGTCAACGGTGCCCGACTCGGCGAGGCCGTCGCCGAATACATCGCCCGACACCATTTCCAGCCGCTCAGGCAGGGGGAGGACGGCGGGTGA
- a CDS encoding SEC-C metal-binding domain-containing protein, whose amino-acid sequence MPITAVRQMAYFPPSAYEQAWERGLLDATNYRDHADYRREIQQQLQALSTDGRGPIRIVALDVPGLLAYAEQTGQDPTSRQTRLGFVGWLGEQGADTVAWPPERNAGCWCGSGRKYKRCCAAPSFLAVEPADPASLVLTVELDGVAQRVWRRVAIPSNTPLDRAHRMLQEAFELPGEGSYAFRTDEYTIVAPGSGQRGVPADGERLVSIATELGDQFDYYHGHGRRWRHTATLDEIRPGGPGNTFTVLAGDGSWPAEPVADQVKQAMDGLMELAEASADVVEAEAEGFREFGDRADPFDVEIHTSQLLTRFDQTQPSGSFGLAMGALSIANRRPKPHVAAFVAAVNHLMPGLATGKALTDLARHGVPLPAWAERLGKVDPRRAWRYRDAFGDQEAVLVTFGYVGDAAEHGILVEVATCPTPAVSMVHLSRSVDALREVLEKSAATAAGRVILEETTLAWASGALAGVLRRVNPDLPAESRAWLPIVAQRVDLLPQPEPVEPARHTRADRAAAVDGFLAATAPLPGVDGDVLRFWAQVLAGSTGTDGSAPTRIGPVWLGHVLGEHVPRTFELTPAQRAGLGAAVTAWAGWAAEQQGLPAAAVEVLTARIAEIDEAFDRAYADPERAAARGYLSDITPTTTDGEDLRRAFALRTTAVPVARPGQLTEQPLRVSDPADRHRILAAELEAWELAPSQSVAAWSAALTAISDQLWHLESDLARETMDYLDRAAPDDDLLGDLTELAVEHGLGTTRFHAAARDRLTVDPEDEY is encoded by the coding sequence ATGCCGATCACGGCCGTCCGACAGATGGCGTACTTTCCACCCTCGGCCTACGAGCAGGCGTGGGAGCGCGGCCTGCTGGACGCCACCAACTACCGGGACCACGCGGACTACCGCCGCGAGATCCAACAGCAGCTGCAGGCCCTGTCTACCGACGGCCGAGGCCCGATCCGGATCGTCGCGCTGGACGTGCCCGGCCTGCTGGCGTACGCGGAACAGACCGGCCAGGATCCGACCAGCCGGCAGACCCGGCTGGGTTTCGTGGGCTGGCTCGGTGAGCAGGGCGCCGACACCGTCGCCTGGCCGCCGGAGCGCAACGCCGGGTGCTGGTGCGGCTCCGGCCGCAAGTACAAGAGGTGCTGCGCGGCACCGTCGTTCCTGGCGGTCGAACCGGCCGACCCGGCGTCGCTGGTGCTCACCGTCGAGCTCGACGGGGTGGCGCAGCGGGTGTGGAGGCGGGTCGCCATCCCGTCGAACACCCCGCTGGACCGGGCCCACCGGATGCTTCAGGAGGCCTTCGAGCTGCCCGGTGAGGGGTCGTACGCCTTCCGCACCGACGAGTACACGATCGTCGCGCCCGGGTCGGGCCAGCGTGGTGTCCCGGCGGACGGGGAACGGTTGGTGTCGATCGCCACCGAACTCGGCGACCAGTTCGACTACTACCACGGCCACGGCCGGAGGTGGCGCCACACGGCCACCCTCGACGAGATCCGGCCCGGCGGACCCGGCAACACGTTCACCGTCCTGGCGGGTGACGGCAGCTGGCCGGCCGAGCCGGTCGCCGACCAGGTCAAGCAGGCGATGGACGGACTGATGGAACTTGCCGAGGCCAGCGCCGACGTGGTCGAGGCCGAGGCTGAGGGGTTCCGTGAGTTCGGCGACCGGGCCGACCCCTTCGACGTGGAGATCCACACCTCGCAGCTGCTGACCAGGTTCGACCAGACCCAACCGTCGGGGTCGTTCGGGCTGGCGATGGGGGCGCTCTCCATCGCGAACCGGCGGCCGAAACCGCACGTCGCGGCGTTCGTCGCCGCCGTGAACCACCTGATGCCCGGCCTGGCGACCGGGAAGGCGCTGACCGACCTGGCCCGGCATGGAGTGCCGCTTCCGGCGTGGGCCGAGCGGCTCGGCAAAGTGGACCCACGACGGGCGTGGCGCTACCGGGACGCCTTTGGTGATCAGGAGGCCGTGCTGGTGACCTTCGGCTACGTCGGCGACGCCGCCGAACACGGCATCCTCGTCGAGGTCGCCACCTGCCCCACCCCCGCGGTCAGCATGGTCCACCTGTCTCGAAGCGTCGACGCGCTGCGGGAGGTCCTGGAAAAATCCGCCGCCACCGCCGCCGGCCGGGTGATCCTGGAAGAGACCACCCTGGCGTGGGCGTCCGGGGCGTTGGCCGGCGTGCTCCGGCGAGTCAATCCTGACCTGCCGGCCGAGAGCCGGGCCTGGCTGCCGATCGTGGCGCAGCGGGTCGACCTGCTCCCACAGCCCGAACCGGTCGAGCCGGCCCGCCACACCCGGGCGGACCGGGCCGCGGCGGTCGACGGGTTCCTGGCCGCCACCGCACCCTTGCCGGGCGTCGACGGCGACGTCCTGCGGTTCTGGGCGCAGGTCCTGGCCGGTTCCACCGGGACTGACGGTTCGGCGCCGACCCGGATCGGGCCGGTCTGGCTCGGACACGTCCTCGGCGAACACGTCCCACGTACCTTCGAACTGACCCCTGCCCAGCGGGCCGGGCTCGGTGCCGCCGTCACCGCCTGGGCCGGGTGGGCGGCCGAGCAGCAGGGCCTACCCGCCGCCGCTGTCGAGGTGCTGACGGCCCGGATCGCCGAGATCGACGAGGCGTTCGACCGCGCCTACGCCGACCCCGAGCGGGCGGCCGCCCGCGGCTACCTCAGCGACATCACGCCGACCACCACCGACGGGGAAGACCTGCGGCGGGCGTTCGCGCTGCGTACCACCGCCGTCCCGGTGGCGCGACCCGGGCAACTGACCGAGCAGCCGCTGCGGGTGTCCGATCCGGCCGACCGGCACCGGATTCTCGCCGCCGAGCTCGAGGCGTGGGAACTGGCGCCGAGTCAGTCCGTTGCGGCCTGGTCCGCCGCGCTCACCGCGATCAGCGACCAGCTCTGGCACCTGGAGTCCGACCTGGCCCGCGAAACCATGGACTACCTGGACCGGGCCGCCCCGGATGACGATCTGCTCGGCGACCTCACCGAACTCGCCGTCGAGCACGGCCTCGGTACGACCAGGTTCCACGCGGCCGCCCGCGACCGGCTCACCGTGGATCCCGAGGACGAATACTGA
- a CDS encoding 2OG-Fe(II) oxygenase yields MPAPIVAPTVRFEALLGVAVPPGPFTARRTASPDGLRLAVRGVGPIVLPATAEQAKQLSSVGRPARFGKGEQTLTDAGVRDTWEIPTSLVDIDEQRWRETLHPMLDHLRADLGLPQGCELVAEPHSMLVYAPGQFFAPHQDSEKADAMIGTLVVTLPSKSAGGVLSIEHAGRTESYESSPDELTFVAFYADCRHQVSPVTSGHRIVLTYNLLLAGDPVASAAGSLGQDLVTELAGCLDDHFAGPADEPARLVYLLDHEYTQRALGWDRLKGDDVGRAAAVRAAAQAAGCEVTLALVELQETWSAVDPEESWGRRGRGRGRYGRYRYDEEEPTGGSGSGEYELEELIDSSMTLDCWLDESGEVVPTSLRISDDEVCATTPTANLSPQSSEYEGYMGNYGNTLDRWYRRAAIVVWPRRWTFAIRAQASPGWALDRLADLLRAGDVAGARSSAATLASFWRVAPAAGELVVGRALAVAWELDEPDLAAMLLAPLRVETLTTADAPALARLATRYGESWTRERVNGWFGRNWLTRAPLFDKQTPDWLASLPAMCAALRAAPDAGGVLVGRLLVAGVWSELHGRARGMLTYPAARDRRKYLADLGPQIAVVLAGAASLGTADLADPAVEFLCRDEDDVLGCAMSTLRATRATAADRQATHATAADQAGQQVTGLDTLTAHVARRLEQQLARPVRAADDWSVELPKGCDCELCTTLVAFLGDPARRTFEWPLAEQRRRHVHSRIDQADLPVDHQTRRSGRPYTLVLRKTDALFDREREARRRAQEDLAWLTH; encoded by the coding sequence GTGCCTGCGCCGATTGTCGCCCCAACTGTCCGATTCGAAGCGCTACTGGGTGTCGCGGTGCCCCCGGGGCCGTTCACCGCACGTCGTACCGCGTCGCCCGATGGTCTGAGGCTTGCGGTGCGCGGTGTCGGGCCGATCGTCTTGCCGGCGACCGCCGAGCAGGCGAAGCAGTTGTCCTCTGTTGGCCGGCCGGCCAGGTTCGGCAAGGGTGAGCAGACGCTGACGGACGCCGGGGTCCGCGACACGTGGGAGATCCCGACGAGCCTCGTCGACATAGACGAACAGCGGTGGCGCGAAACGCTCCACCCGATGCTGGACCATCTCCGGGCCGACCTCGGCCTGCCGCAGGGGTGCGAGCTGGTAGCCGAGCCGCACTCGATGCTGGTGTACGCGCCCGGCCAGTTCTTCGCGCCACATCAGGATTCGGAGAAGGCCGACGCCATGATCGGCACCCTGGTGGTGACGCTGCCGTCGAAGTCGGCCGGCGGCGTGCTGTCGATCGAGCACGCCGGCCGGACCGAGAGCTACGAATCGTCACCGGACGAGCTGACCTTCGTCGCGTTCTACGCCGACTGTCGGCACCAGGTGTCGCCGGTGACGTCGGGTCACCGGATCGTGTTGACCTACAACCTGTTGCTCGCCGGTGATCCGGTCGCTTCGGCTGCTGGCTCGCTGGGTCAGGACCTGGTCACCGAGTTGGCCGGCTGCCTGGACGATCACTTCGCGGGACCGGCCGACGAGCCCGCCCGGCTGGTCTACCTGCTGGATCACGAGTACACCCAGCGGGCGTTGGGCTGGGACCGGCTCAAGGGCGACGACGTCGGACGCGCCGCAGCGGTACGGGCGGCCGCGCAGGCTGCCGGTTGTGAGGTCACCCTGGCGTTGGTGGAGCTGCAGGAGACCTGGAGCGCCGTCGATCCCGAGGAGTCATGGGGCCGCCGGGGCCGGGGCCGGGGTCGATACGGTCGGTATCGATACGACGAAGAGGAGCCCACCGGCGGGAGCGGGTCGGGCGAGTACGAGCTCGAAGAGTTGATCGACTCGTCGATGACCCTCGACTGCTGGCTGGACGAGTCCGGCGAGGTGGTGCCCACATCGCTGCGGATTTCCGACGACGAGGTGTGTGCCACGACGCCCACCGCGAACCTGTCGCCCCAGTCGTCGGAGTACGAGGGGTACATGGGCAACTACGGCAATACGTTGGACCGGTGGTACCGCCGGGCGGCGATCGTCGTGTGGCCGCGTCGGTGGACCTTCGCGATCCGTGCGCAGGCGTCGCCAGGCTGGGCCCTCGACCGGCTCGCCGATCTGCTGCGAGCCGGGGACGTCGCCGGTGCGCGGAGCAGCGCTGCCACGCTCGCCTCGTTCTGGCGGGTCGCCCCGGCGGCCGGTGAGCTTGTCGTCGGGCGGGCACTGGCGGTCGCCTGGGAGCTCGACGAGCCGGACCTGGCCGCCATGCTGCTGGCGCCGCTGCGGGTGGAGACGCTGACAACTGCCGACGCCCCGGCGCTCGCCCGCCTCGCCACCCGCTACGGCGAGTCCTGGACCCGGGAGCGGGTCAACGGCTGGTTCGGCCGAAACTGGCTGACCCGTGCGCCGCTGTTCGACAAGCAGACCCCGGACTGGCTGGCATCACTGCCCGCGATGTGCGCGGCGCTGCGCGCCGCCCCCGACGCCGGGGGTGTGCTGGTCGGCCGGCTGCTGGTGGCCGGCGTCTGGTCCGAACTGCACGGCCGGGCCCGAGGAATGCTTACCTACCCGGCGGCCCGCGACCGGCGAAAGTATCTCGCGGACCTGGGGCCGCAGATCGCCGTCGTCCTGGCCGGTGCCGCCAGCCTCGGTACGGCGGACCTGGCTGACCCGGCGGTCGAGTTCCTCTGCCGGGACGAGGACGACGTGCTTGGCTGCGCGATGTCGACACTGCGGGCCACCCGCGCGACCGCAGCGGACCGGCAGGCCACCCACGCGACCGCAGCGGACCAGGCCGGGCAGCAGGTGACCGGCCTCGACACCCTCACCGCGCACGTCGCCCGGCGACTGGAGCAGCAGCTCGCCCGGCCAGTTCGGGCCGCCGACGACTGGTCGGTGGAACTGCCCAAGGGATGCGACTGCGAGCTGTGCACCACCTTGGTGGCGTTCCTCGGCGATCCGGCGCGCCGCACCTTCGAGTGGCCGTTGGCCGAGCAGCGCCGCCGCCATGTCCACTCCCGCATCGACCAGGCCGACCTGCCCGTCGACCATCAGACCCGGCGCAGCGGGCGACCGTACACTCTGGTGCTGCGCAAGACCGACGCGCTCTTCGACCGCGAACGCGAGGCCCGCCGCCGCGCCCAGGAAGACCTGGCCTGGCTCACCCACTGA
- a CDS encoding beta/gamma crystallin domain-containing protein → MKLNLRKVALGALAVLALTFVTPANPAYAINSVTCGNRTDFLKVHFMVSSNVGSARCYANSGSVAVNISGVYRVSAGANKVTVSYDYNRRFYSTTIDKGGSAGFKNVRVYGLRIW, encoded by the coding sequence ATGAAACTCAACCTCAGGAAGGTCGCGCTGGGGGCGTTGGCCGTCCTGGCGCTGACCTTCGTCACGCCGGCCAACCCTGCTTACGCGATCAACTCGGTCACCTGTGGAAACCGCACGGACTTCCTCAAAGTCCACTTTATGGTGAGCAGCAACGTCGGTAGCGCGCGGTGCTACGCCAACTCGGGCTCGGTCGCGGTGAACATCTCCGGCGTCTACCGGGTATCTGCAGGCGCCAACAAGGTAACCGTGAGTTACGACTACAACCGGCGATTCTATTCCACCACCATCGACAAGGGAGGTTCGGCCGGGTTCAAGAACGTTCGGGTGTACGGGTTGCGCATCTGGTGA
- a CDS encoding TIGR02679 family protein, with product MTEPDGEMAGPDAEVAGPDLDVVGPDLDRLRRQLGGADTERVVQRVRQRMAQGRPLTGPISLSRPTPAERQAVQRLLGRPPGRGTSLTVNLDDLDRVVRRSGLHPDGLAAAVETILGPVPVTAEVRAAADAAWRTVLAPLDRLGRRAPDLADWCGDRGTVALVRRLSGTPDAAARLVEHLVAVLAALPADGTPLARLAAHTTGDAHALDADRPLATLVLSAVRAVWWPGDDEPTSPAQRRRALWDSAGVLVDELSSTVLTLNVAARPGSRLYALTAPAATTGEPLVLTLRQLGRERPTFPTGTVHVCENPTVLAAAADLLGPACPPLVCVNGQPSTAALRLLTGLTASGARLRYHGDFDWGGVRIANLLRSRVPWQPWRYDAAAYRAAVVGVAAGAASGAVRPTPGTLTGQPVDASWDAELTAAMSRHGTRVEEELVLDTLLADLSGQR from the coding sequence GTGACCGAACCGGACGGCGAGATGGCCGGGCCGGACGCCGAGGTGGCCGGACCGGATCTCGATGTGGTTGGGCCGGATCTTGATCGGCTGCGCCGGCAGCTCGGCGGGGCCGACACCGAACGGGTCGTGCAGCGGGTGCGCCAGCGGATGGCCCAGGGCCGGCCGCTGACCGGCCCCATCTCGCTGAGCCGACCGACCCCGGCCGAGCGACAGGCGGTGCAACGACTGCTGGGGCGGCCACCCGGCCGGGGCACATCGCTGACGGTCAACCTCGACGACCTCGACCGGGTGGTGCGCCGCAGCGGCCTGCACCCGGACGGGCTGGCCGCCGCTGTCGAGACGATCCTCGGGCCGGTGCCGGTGACCGCCGAGGTCCGCGCCGCCGCCGATGCCGCCTGGCGTACCGTGCTGGCGCCGTTGGACCGGCTCGGCCGCCGCGCGCCCGACCTGGCCGACTGGTGCGGCGATCGCGGTACGGTCGCGCTGGTGCGCCGACTGTCCGGTACGCCGGACGCGGCGGCCCGGCTCGTCGAGCACCTGGTGGCGGTGCTGGCGGCGTTGCCTGCCGACGGGACCCCGCTGGCCCGGCTCGCCGCGCACACCACCGGCGACGCGCACGCCCTTGACGCCGACCGTCCGCTGGCGACCCTCGTGTTGTCGGCGGTGCGGGCCGTCTGGTGGCCCGGCGACGACGAACCGACGTCCCCGGCGCAGCGGCGGCGGGCGCTGTGGGACAGCGCCGGCGTCCTCGTCGACGAACTGTCGTCGACCGTGCTGACGCTCAACGTGGCGGCGCGTCCGGGCAGCCGCCTGTACGCCCTGACCGCACCCGCCGCGACGACTGGTGAGCCGCTCGTGCTGACCCTGCGCCAACTCGGCCGGGAACGGCCGACTTTCCCGACCGGCACCGTCCACGTCTGCGAGAACCCGACGGTGCTGGCTGCGGCGGCCGACCTGCTCGGTCCGGCGTGTCCGCCGCTGGTCTGCGTCAACGGTCAGCCGAGCACGGCGGCGCTGCGGCTGCTGACCGGCCTCACGGCCAGTGGGGCACGGTTGCGCTACCACGGCGACTTCGACTGGGGCGGCGTACGGATCGCCAACCTGTTGCGCTCCCGGGTGCCGTGGCAGCCGTGGCGCTACGACGCCGCCGCGTACCGCGCGGCGGTGGTGGGCGTCGCCGCTGGTGCAGCGTCGGGAGCGGTGCGCCCCACGCCGGGAACGTTGACCGGCCAGCCGGTCGACGCCAGCTGGGACGCCGAGCTGACCGCTGCGATGAGCCGGCACGGTACGCGGGTCGAGGAGGAACTGGTCCTCGACACCCTCCTCGCCGATCTGTCCGGTCAGCGGTGA